A portion of the Cervus elaphus chromosome X, mCerEla1.1, whole genome shotgun sequence genome contains these proteins:
- the LOC122690067 gene encoding odorant-binding protein-like: MALGHTQSRQTKDHRDKMKVLFLTLFLAVVCAAQDEEAEQSLSELSGQWRTVYIGSTNPKKIQENGPFRTYFRKLVFDDEKGTVDFYFYVKRNGKWKDVHVTGTKLDGGTFAVEYEGQNEFKVISASKTHLVAHNVNVDDDGNRTELTGLFVKLNVEEEGLEKFRQLTEQKGIEEKNVVNFIENEDHPHSG; the protein is encoded by the exons GCACTGGGACACACTCAGTCTCGACAGACGAAGGACCACAGAGACAAGATGAAGGTTCTCTTCCTGACCCTTTTCCTTGCTGTGGTTTGCGCTGCACAAGACGAAGAAGCTGAGCAAAGCCTTTCAGAG ctttcaggacaatggagaacagtgtacATTGGATCCACTAACCCAAAGAAAATCCAGGAGAATGGGCCATTCAGGACTTACTTCCGTAAACTCGTGTTTGATGATGAAAAAGGCACAGTAGACTTCTACTTTTATGTCAA gcgTAATGGAAAATGGAAGGATGTACATGTCACGGGAACAAAGCTTGATGGTGGCACTTTTGCTGTTGAGT ATGAGGGTCAAAATGAATTTAAAGTTATCTCTGCGTCAAAAACGCATCTGGTAGCACATAACGTCAACGTGGATGATGACGGCAACAGGACAGAATTGACCGGACTATTCG TTAAATTGAATGTTGAAGAGGAAGGCTTGGAGAAATTCAGGCAGCTGACAGAACAGAAAGGAATTGAGGAGAAAAATGTTGTGAATTTCATCGAAAATG AAGACCATCCTCACTCTGGGTGA